The following proteins come from a genomic window of Triticum aestivum cultivar Chinese Spring chromosome 6A, IWGSC CS RefSeq v2.1, whole genome shotgun sequence:
- the LOC123132408 gene encoding protein G1-like1 gives MDMSGVSAVDSPGGGSASSVLGAPRPSRYESQKRRDWQTFGQYLRNHRPPLELARCSGAHVLEFLRYLDQFGKTKVHNAGCPFFGHPSPPAPCPCPLKQAWGSLDALVGRLRAAFEEHGGRPEANPFGARAVRLYLRDVRDGQAKARGIAYEKKRRKRHPQTSSKQKQQAEPASAAASPAPVDRPDMRHGMLEQTHYLFPMHAHLFQGHFLAPAPDGDPVGALDGVVPAGDDIVMVMAAAAAAAEAHAAGCMMPLSVFN, from the coding sequence ATGGACATGTCTGGCGTGAGCGCGGTGGACAGCCCTGGAGGCGGCAGCGCGTCGTCGGTGTTGGGAGCGCCGCGGCCGAGCAGGTACGAGTCGCAGAAGCGGCGGGACTGGCAGACGTTCGGGCAGTACCTACGGAACCACCGCCCCCCGCTGGAGCTGGCGCGGTGCAGCGGCGCGCACGTGCTGGAGTTCCTCCGGTACCTGGACCAGTTCGGCAAGACCAAGGTGCACAACGCAGGGTGCCCTTTCTTCGGCCACCCCTCGCCGCCGGCGCCATGCCCGTGCCCGCTGAAGCAGGCGTGGGGGTCCCTGGACGCGCTGGtgggccgcctccgcgccgcctTCGAGGAGCACGGCGGCCGCCCGGAGGCCAACCCGTTCGGGGCGCGCGCCGTCAGGCTCTACCTCCGCGACGTCCGCGACGGCCAGGCCAAGGCGCGCGGCATCGCCTACGAGAAGAAGCGCCGGAAGAGGCACCCCCAGACGTCGTCGAAGCAGAAGCAGCAGGCGGAGCCGGCCTCCGCCGCGGCCAGCCCGGCGCCCGTGGACAGGCCCGACATGCGGCATGGCATGCTGGAGCAGACGCACTACCTGTTCCCCATGCACGCGCACCTGTTCCAGGGACACTTCCTGGCGCCGGCGCCCGACGGCGACCCCGTGGGAGCCCTGGATGGCGTAGTCCCCGCCGGGGATGACATCGTGATGGTGATGGCGGCCGCGGCAGCCGCCGCCGAGGCGCACGCTGCCGGGTGCATGATGCCGCTGTCCGTGTTCAACTAG